The genomic region TCCGCCCCGGTGCTTGTCGCGGCGCTCGTCGGAGTGCTGGCCGCAGTGGCGTTCGTCCTCTTGGAACGGCGACGCGGCGACACGGCGATGCTGCCCACCGGGCTCTTCAGCAGTCGACTTTTCTCGGTGCTGAACATCTTCACAGTGGTGGTCTACGCGGCGCTCGGCGGTTTCACCTTCTTCTTCGCCGTCTATCTCCAGAACGTCGTCGAGTGGTCGGCCTTCCGCACCGGGATCGCGCTGCTGCCGATGACGGTCCTGCTGCTCGTCGGATCGGCACGGGCCGGTGCGCTGTCCGCGCGGATCGGCCCGCGGCTGCCGCTTGCCGTCGGGCCGGTGGTGGCCGCCGCCGGTCTGCTGCTGCTCCGCGGCGTCGGGCCGGGCGCGTCGTACTGGCGGGACGTACTGCCGGGAGTGCTGCTCTTCGGTCTCGGACTGACCCTTGTGGTGGCGCCCCTGACCGCGTCGGTGCTGGCGGCGGTGCAGGACCGGTTCTCCGGGGTGGCCAGCGGCTTCAACAACGCCGCGTCCCGGGCCGGCGGTCTGCTAGCGGTCGCCGCATTGCCGCTGCTTGTCGGCCTCTCCGGTGGCGGGTACGAGCAGAAGGCCGCGCTCACCGACGCGTACCGTGCTTCGTTGCTGTGGTGTGCGGGCCTGCTGCTGGCCGGCGCCGCGCTGGCGCTCGTGCTGGTCCACCGACCGCCCCGCGCGGCCCCGCCGTCGCAGCCCTGCCACTCGATGCCCGCCGCGACACCTCCGCGATAGGAAACGCCCCGATGTAAGGAAGGGCCCCTTGTTAACGCCTGGGCGCTAACAAGGGGCCCTTCCTTACAGCTCAGCGGCGGGCGCGGTTGACGGCGCTGGTGACCGCCTTGATCGAGGCGGTGACGATGTTGGCGTCGGTGCCGACACCCCACACCGTGTGACCGTCCACCTCGCACTCCACGTACGCGGCGGCCTGCGCGTCCCCACCGGAGGACAGCGCGTGCTCGTGGTAGTCGAGCACCCGGACGCCGACGCCGATCGACTGGAGCGCGTTGACGTACGCATCGATCGGGCCGTTGCCGATCGCCGTGAGCGACCGCTCCTCGGCGCCGACGCCGACCTGGGCCTCGATCTCGACCTTGCCGTCGGTGGTG from Micromonospora profundi harbors:
- a CDS encoding MFS transporter; protein product: MTASAPAPALRMGTAAGRGTLLAAVLASGMVFLDSTVVNVALPKLGQDLDANVADLQWTVNGYLLMLAAFVLLGGALGDRFGRRRVFLIGVVWFTVASVLCGLAQGTGALIAARFLQGIGGALLTPGSLSVLQASFHPDDRGRAIGAWAGLSGVSTALGPFIGGWLIDALSWRWIFFLNVPLAVLVVLAAVRWVPESRDENVSRTQGPGRTRRRFDVAGALLGALALAGITYALIDAPARGHTSAPVLVAALVGVLAAVAFVLLERRRGDTAMLPTGLFSSRLFSVLNIFTVVVYAALGGFTFFFAVYLQNVVEWSAFRTGIALLPMTVLLLVGSARAGALSARIGPRLPLAVGPVVAAAGLLLLRGVGPGASYWRDVLPGVLLFGLGLTLVVAPLTASVLAAVQDRFSGVASGFNNAASRAGGLLAVAALPLLVGLSGGGYEQKAALTDAYRASLLWCAGLLLAGAALALVLVHRPPRAAPPSQPCHSMPAATPPR